From the Flavimarina sp. Hel_I_48 genome, one window contains:
- a CDS encoding RagB/SusD family nutrient uptake outer membrane protein, with translation MKKYIRNIIGVACLASLIGCEDDFLDEQPTGSIINSEQLADAIELNPELGEGTLTGIYATMFTTGTGGTTSQTDFGQKGFDIYGDMLASDMALTTSSYGWYRSSITEYQSPVDFTRNENYQVWRYYYRIINQANLIIDSFGGNDAVPESEDNKYTLGQAFAMRAHSYFYLSQYMINDVEASFNSETLPIYTEPGFVGNPKSTTAEVYALMEDDLNKAIEFLDGYARPSKTQVDKAIAQTILGYVLASRRDRWQDVVTVTENALANTTASPMDTTSTVNGIKGGFNDVNATGWMWGVDLNNDIGLSLVSWWGQIDAYSYGYAAIGDNKAMDVNLYNSMSEDDVRREQFLDDSESPRYLQPLFKFYDSDRVIFGSSQIVKADYIYMRYEEIVLLNIEALAQSGQEGAAKSALKDFVSTRVDDPSFVDALSGQNLIDEIYKQTRLEFWGEGKTYLALKRNRGTVERGANHLSLVGESISFDDERMTFEIPQQEIQDNNNITSQN, from the coding sequence ATGAAAAAATATATTAGAAATATAATAGGTGTAGCATGCTTGGCTTCATTAATAGGTTGCGAAGATGACTTCTTAGACGAACAACCGACCGGATCAATTATTAATTCAGAACAGTTAGCTGATGCAATTGAACTAAATCCTGAATTGGGTGAAGGTACTCTAACGGGTATTTACGCTACCATGTTTACAACAGGGACTGGGGGTACAACCTCTCAGACTGATTTTGGACAGAAAGGTTTTGATATTTATGGAGATATGCTTGCTAGTGATATGGCTTTGACTACTAGTAGTTACGGCTGGTATAGATCGTCTATAACAGAGTATCAATCACCAGTAGACTTTACACGAAATGAGAATTATCAAGTTTGGCGTTACTATTATAGAATCATTAATCAAGCGAATTTGATAATTGATAGTTTTGGAGGTAACGATGCTGTTCCTGAGTCAGAAGATAACAAATATACATTGGGACAGGCCTTTGCCATGCGTGCGCATTCTTACTTTTATTTATCTCAATACATGATAAATGATGTAGAAGCTTCTTTTAATTCAGAAACACTACCAATATATACTGAGCCCGGTTTTGTTGGTAATCCTAAATCAACAACTGCCGAAGTGTATGCACTTATGGAAGATGATTTAAATAAAGCAATTGAATTTTTAGATGGATATGCTAGACCGTCAAAAACACAAGTAGATAAGGCAATTGCGCAGACCATTTTAGGTTATGTCCTCGCTTCTAGAAGAGACAGATGGCAAGATGTAGTAACAGTAACAGAAAACGCTCTTGCAAATACTACTGCGTCACCTATGGATACAACTTCTACAGTAAATGGAATTAAAGGTGGTTTCAATGATGTTAATGCCACTGGTTGGATGTGGGGTGTGGATCTTAATAATGATATTGGTTTATCTCTTGTATCTTGGTGGGGGCAGATTGATGCATATTCTTATGGGTACGCGGCTATTGGTGATAATAAAGCTATGGATGTAAATCTTTATAATAGTATGTCCGAGGATGATGTTAGAAGAGAACAATTTTTAGATGATTCAGAATCTCCGCGATACTTACAACCTTTATTTAAATTCTATGATTCAGATAGGGTTATCTTTGGTAGTTCTCAAATTGTTAAAGCAGACTATATTTATATGAGATACGAGGAAATTGTATTGTTAAATATTGAAGCCTTAGCACAATCAGGTCAAGAAGGTGCTGCAAAATCTGCACTTAAAGATTTTGTTTCTACTAGAGTTGACGATCCATCATTTGTTGATGCTTTGAGCGGACAAAATCTGATAGATGAAATATATAAACAGACCCGTTTAGAATTTTGGGGGGAAGGAAAAACATACCTGGCCTTAAAACGTAATCGAGGTACAGTAGAAAGAGGTGCTAATCACTTATCCTTAGTAGGAGAATCGATTTCTTTTGATGATGAACGTATGACTTTTGAAATTCCTCAACAAGAAATACAGGATAACAATAATATTACAAGTCAAAATTAA
- a CDS encoding SusC/RagA family TonB-linked outer membrane protein produces the protein MKTKFTWYFVMGFFLLTQFAFAQQKTVTGTVTDPDGLPLPGVNIIVEGSNTGTQTNFDGEYSIETSEGELLVFSYIGFKRQEVKVGSSNTITLSMEAGEALDEVVVVGYGTTTRQAFTGTATTINSEDIELKNYSNLTQSLAGEAPGVQVINTSGQPGTTSTVRIRGFGSVNGNRSPLYVVDGVPLTTSSFDADGEPINTGSLNSINPADIKSTTILKDASATAIYGSRGANGVVLITTKSGSASESYIEVDLKTGVNTQILPRYDVLTSPEESIGLVWEAKVNRQLLLGSGNVSRQDAINTVNDALFTSYLAPGYNMWNVANGAELIDPATGMVRPGVTRRYTPELYEDASFSPSFRKEATLRMGGGNEKSTYFISGGFLDDDGYAINTGYKRYNTRINLNSNVKEWLNVGANLGYTYSETVNNGQTDGAENLFEFADKMNPFYPVFLRDDNYQLVLDPIFGGFQYDYGSNSGFRDRANSNNLNPVASSLYDFNGTDRNEIIGSFNAKVDLLEGLNFETTFGLQYSNNVFKSMGNQFYGVATANSGDLFIQQRETLTSNFLQLLRYNKSFGSHSFELLAAHESNDLEETVSTDFKGKAIIPQGLELDNYIINLQQPTGFSQGRTLESYFGQLNYDFNDTYYLTGTIRRDGSSRFANNKWDTFGSVGAAWVISNESFLSDSNLVQFLKLKASYGVTGDESGVDYYTGLNTFGVTNVNDAFAIAPEVFANPDLTWETAQQYQVGVEFDLGGFLDASVDYFIKDTDNLIFDRRISPSSGVATIVVNDGVLRNSGLEVNLSGHILKTADVAIDLSLNGAIYNNKIRTMPIDPETGAPSNLNIVGRYGYSEGRSIYDFYIRESAGVDPQDGYPIWNQYYDDVNGNGSFDEGDVAIGSLTPYLAENENANINSQTTKTYADATQKFVDKNGIPDIAGGFRLNANFYNFNLSTQFTYSLGGWAYDAQYSELIHDNNGGIVATNRHKDVRNRWQQPGDITTVPIIADRVIPNVSSTSTRFLTSTDYIALNNVVLGYNFPQKTLESFGMSGLNIYASGDNLYFKGARDGFNPTTSESGNSDRGLYAPLTTFTVGIRAKF, from the coding sequence ATGAAAACAAAATTTACATGGTATTTTGTCATGGGTTTCTTCCTATTGACACAGTTTGCCTTTGCACAACAAAAAACGGTTACTGGTACGGTGACTGATCCTGACGGGTTACCACTTCCTGGAGTTAATATTATTGTGGAAGGTTCAAACACAGGAACTCAAACTAATTTTGATGGAGAATATTCTATTGAGACATCTGAAGGAGAGCTTTTAGTATTTTCATACATTGGTTTTAAAAGGCAAGAAGTTAAAGTAGGCTCCTCAAATACAATAACTTTAAGTATGGAAGCTGGTGAGGCTCTCGATGAGGTCGTAGTTGTAGGTTATGGTACGACAACACGTCAGGCTTTTACCGGAACAGCTACAACTATAAATTCGGAAGATATTGAATTGAAAAACTATTCAAACTTGACACAGTCACTTGCGGGAGAAGCTCCCGGGGTTCAGGTTATAAATACTTCTGGTCAGCCAGGAACTACATCTACCGTACGTATTAGAGGTTTCGGTTCGGTTAATGGAAATAGATCCCCGCTCTATGTAGTTGATGGAGTTCCATTGACAACATCTTCATTTGATGCCGACGGAGAACCTATAAACACGGGTAGCTTAAATTCTATTAATCCAGCAGATATAAAATCAACGACAATACTAAAGGATGCTTCCGCAACAGCGATTTATGGTTCTCGAGGCGCTAATGGTGTTGTACTTATTACAACAAAATCTGGTTCTGCATCAGAAAGCTATATAGAGGTAGATCTGAAAACTGGGGTGAACACGCAAATTTTACCCAGATATGATGTTCTAACATCTCCTGAGGAATCTATAGGTCTAGTTTGGGAAGCAAAGGTAAATAGACAATTACTTCTAGGTAGTGGAAATGTCTCTAGGCAAGATGCTATAAATACTGTTAATGATGCCTTGTTTACTAGCTATCTTGCCCCTGGATATAACATGTGGAATGTCGCAAATGGAGCTGAATTAATAGATCCAGCTACTGGTATGGTTAGGCCTGGTGTGACCAGGAGATATACTCCAGAACTTTATGAAGATGCATCATTTAGTCCATCTTTTAGAAAAGAGGCAACTTTAAGAATGGGTGGGGGTAACGAGAAATCTACTTATTTTATTTCTGGCGGTTTTCTTGACGACGATGGTTACGCAATAAACACGGGTTACAAGAGATATAACACGAGAATTAATTTGAACTCAAATGTAAAAGAATGGTTGAATGTAGGTGCAAATCTGGGTTATACTTACTCTGAAACTGTAAATAATGGGCAAACTGATGGGGCGGAAAACTTATTTGAATTCGCAGATAAAATGAATCCATTTTATCCAGTCTTTCTCAGAGATGACAATTATCAGCTTGTTCTTGATCCTATTTTTGGAGGGTTTCAATATGATTATGGTTCTAATTCAGGTTTTAGGGATAGAGCAAATTCAAACAACCTAAATCCTGTAGCTTCTTCTCTTTATGATTTTAATGGAACGGACAGAAATGAAATCATAGGTAGTTTCAATGCAAAAGTTGATTTATTGGAAGGTTTAAATTTCGAGACTACTTTTGGTCTTCAATATTCCAATAACGTATTTAAGTCTATGGGTAATCAATTCTACGGAGTTGCTACGGCAAATAGCGGTGATTTGTTTATTCAGCAAAGGGAAACCTTAACATCAAACTTTTTGCAATTGTTGCGTTATAATAAATCCTTTGGGTCTCATTCTTTTGAGCTTCTGGCTGCCCACGAAAGCAACGATTTAGAAGAAACTGTAAGTACAGACTTCAAAGGAAAGGCAATTATTCCTCAGGGATTGGAATTGGATAACTATATCATCAATCTACAACAGCCAACTGGTTTCTCGCAAGGCCGTACTTTAGAGTCATATTTTGGACAATTGAATTATGATTTTAATGACACCTATTATTTGACAGGAACTATACGTCGTGATGGTTCATCTCGATTTGCCAACAATAAGTGGGATACTTTTGGCTCTGTGGGTGCTGCTTGGGTAATTTCAAACGAAAGCTTTTTGTCAGACAGTAATCTGGTTCAGTTTTTAAAGCTTAAGGCCTCTTATGGTGTAACGGGTGATGAAAGTGGAGTGGATTACTATACCGGGCTTAACACCTTTGGCGTTACAAATGTCAATGATGCATTTGCAATCGCACCCGAAGTTTTCGCTAATCCAGATTTGACCTGGGAGACTGCACAGCAGTACCAGGTGGGTGTTGAATTCGATTTAGGTGGATTTTTAGATGCTAGTGTTGACTATTTTATAAAGGATACTGATAATCTAATTTTTGATAGAAGGATATCTCCTTCTTCTGGGGTTGCAACTATTGTTGTTAATGATGGGGTTCTTAGAAACAGTGGTTTAGAAGTTAATCTTAGCGGGCATATACTTAAAACAGCTGATGTAGCAATTGATCTTTCTTTAAATGGAGCTATATATAATAATAAGATTCGCACGATGCCAATTGATCCTGAAACGGGGGCTCCATCTAATCTCAATATTGTAGGTCGTTATGGTTATTCAGAGGGAAGAAGTATATATGATTTTTATATTAGAGAATCTGCAGGAGTAGATCCTCAAGACGGATACCCCATTTGGAATCAGTATTATGATGATGTAAATGGGAATGGTTCTTTTGATGAAGGTGATGTGGCTATTGGTTCTTTAACCCCTTACTTAGCAGAGAATGAAAATGCGAACATAAATAGTCAAACAACTAAAACATATGCGGATGCTACTCAGAAATTTGTAGATAAAAATGGTATTCCCGACATAGCAGGAGGGTTCCGTTTAAATGCTAATTTCTACAATTTTAATCTCTCTACACAGTTTACTTACTCCTTAGGAGGATGGGCTTATGATGCTCAGTATTCTGAATTGATTCACGATAACAATGGTGGTATCGTAGCTACAAATAGACATAAAGATGTAAGGAATAGATGGCAGCAACCGGGAGATATTACCACTGTACCAATTATTGCAGATCGTGTGATACCTAATGTGAGTTCTACTTCAACCAGGTTCTTAACAAGCACAGATTATATCGCATTAAACAATGTTGTTCTAGGATATAACTTTCCGCAGAAAACATTGGAAAGTTTTGGTATGAGTGGCTTAAATATTTATGCTTCTGGGGATAACCTTTATTTTAAAGGTGCTAGAGATGGTTTTAATCCTACAACTAGCGAAAGCGGTAATTCTGACAGGGGACTTTATGCTCCGTTAACAACGTTTACAGTAGGAATACGAGCTAAATTTTAA
- a CDS encoding ribonuclease HII: MILKHQNNLIECGTDEAGRGCLAGPVTAAAVIMPPKFKTGLINDSKLLSSKTRSALREIIINEALAFGITHIFPKEIDEINILNASFKAMHLAIDQLSLRPEHILVDGNRFNKYKNCSHDCMVKGDSRFLNIAAASILAKTERDLYMEALALKFPVYSWQQNKGYPTKAHRQAIREFGITSHHRKSFRLLPEQYTFQLNHTET; the protein is encoded by the coding sequence ATGATTTTAAAACATCAAAACAACCTTATTGAATGTGGTACTGATGAAGCGGGTCGTGGTTGCTTAGCAGGCCCGGTGACCGCTGCCGCAGTTATCATGCCTCCTAAATTTAAAACAGGGTTAATTAATGATTCCAAACTTCTCTCTTCAAAGACAAGAAGTGCACTCCGGGAGATTATTATAAATGAAGCGCTCGCCTTTGGCATAACCCATATTTTCCCTAAAGAAATTGACGAAATCAATATTTTAAACGCATCATTCAAGGCTATGCACCTGGCCATTGACCAGTTGAGCCTGCGACCTGAGCACATACTTGTAGATGGAAATCGCTTTAATAAATACAAAAACTGCTCTCATGACTGCATGGTCAAAGGGGATAGTCGTTTTCTGAATATTGCCGCGGCATCTATCCTGGCGAAGACCGAACGCGACCTGTACATGGAAGCGCTCGCCCTGAAATTTCCTGTCTACAGCTGGCAACAGAACAAAGGTTATCCTACAAAAGCCCATCGTCAAGCGATCAGGGAATTTGGCATAACCAGCCATCATCGCAAATCCTTCAGGTTATTGCCTGAACAGTACACATTTCAATTAAACCATACAGAAACCTAA
- a CDS encoding ferritin-like domain-containing protein, producing MSILKLLEDFTTEKLTVAPSSRRQMFGSMGSLGKKAAIAAIPFGLAASSSKAKAATVQTYPNSSLQLALVLEYLEAEFYTRALESGVLANYPKAEAVYMQISKHENAHVSLLKGALEDNAFEAPEFDFTAGGNFDPFGKDGTNSAIAYQQLLALAQAFEDTGVRAYKGQATNLMNDPALLTVALQIHSVEARHASEIRRLRGLKGWITGDDRGMGLPPVAQAVYIHEDNTMQGGVDVTTLGDGTPFTFESSTEAYDEPLTSDDAGAIAALFLM from the coding sequence CGCCCTCTTCCCGTAGGCAAATGTTTGGATCAATGGGTTCTCTTGGAAAGAAAGCCGCAATTGCAGCAATTCCCTTTGGCCTTGCCGCCAGTTCCAGTAAAGCTAAAGCCGCTACCGTACAGACTTATCCCAATTCGTCATTACAGTTGGCACTTGTTCTTGAATATCTTGAAGCCGAATTTTATACCAGAGCTTTAGAGTCTGGTGTATTAGCAAATTATCCAAAAGCGGAGGCTGTGTATATGCAAATTTCAAAACATGAAAATGCCCATGTAAGCCTTTTAAAAGGTGCTCTGGAGGATAATGCCTTTGAAGCTCCAGAATTTGATTTTACCGCTGGTGGAAATTTTGATCCTTTTGGTAAAGATGGGACCAATTCTGCTATTGCTTATCAACAACTTTTGGCTTTGGCGCAGGCTTTTGAAGATACGGGAGTGCGAGCGTATAAAGGTCAGGCAACTAATTTGATGAACGATCCCGCATTGCTTACCGTTGCGCTCCAGATCCATTCAGTTGAAGCAAGACATGCTTCAGAAATACGAAGGTTGAGAGGATTAAAAGGTTGGATCACGGGTGATGACCGTGGTATGGGCTTACCACCTGTTGCGCAGGCAGTTTATATTCATGAAGATAATACGATGCAGGGCGGTGTTGATGTAACCACATTAGGTGATGGCACTCCATTCACGTTTGAGTCCTCTACAGAGGCTTATGATGAACCACTTACGAGTGATGATGCAGGAGCTATAGCCGCTTTGTTCTTGATGTAA